Proteins encoded by one window of Candidatus Zixiibacteriota bacterium:
- a CDS encoding helix-turn-helix domain-containing protein: protein MGKKLSEEIRDLRRAAGFTLRDFGRRTNISAAHLSDIEHGRRLPSDEYLLRIAKALHHVGGSYEHLKSLDARLDPELSEWVSANPEVGQMLREARSSKRDPKEILERLRKSLRDNETKKKDASE from the coding sequence ATGGGAAAGAAACTAAGCGAAGAGATCAGAGATTTGCGGCGCGCGGCCGGATTTACGCTACGAGACTTTGGTAGGCGAACCAATATCTCAGCCGCCCACCTGTCGGATATTGAACACGGGCGAAGATTGCCGTCTGATGAATACCTGCTCAGAATAGCCAAAGCGCTTCACCACGTCGGTGGATCCTATGAGCACCTCAAGTCCCTTGATGCTCGGTTGGATCCGGAGTTGTCTGAATGGGTAAGCGCAAATCCGGAAGTGGGGCAAATGCTCAGAGAAGCTCGATCGTCCAAACGCGATCCAAAGGAGATATTGGAGAGATTGCGGAAGAGTCTCCGGGATAACGAAACAAAGAAGAAGGACGCTAGCGAGTGA
- a CDS encoding DUF932 domain-containing protein codes for MPTNLYDAHKQWVARSPDERFPTIDALLDFTGRRKRDSVEDRRDLHSLRIYASHGGALNLNGHLPHAILTNWAFSQLCQRVGAPAGYLRSLPADVTAQCLEYGISRSSDECNILTRKNPESDDSAIANVAAAFTSSSYGRIWDYDVLTELQSAIDGTAWRPPPAPANESRGLYASDRDMFVFLINDEQPIEIGNARLSKGFFCWNSETGSATFGLTTFLYNHICGNGVVWGAEQVEELKIVHRNRALHRFYTEAVPVLNRFVENRALDDHIKDTVHRAMNQRTGSTLEEILSLFKDEPFTRSELATAWKTGLAEGDDPTTVWGLVQGMTAVAREIPYADKRVSLERRAGALLR; via the coding sequence ATGCCAACGAATTTGTACGACGCTCACAAGCAGTGGGTGGCGCGATCACCCGATGAGCGGTTTCCGACCATTGACGCCCTGCTGGACTTTACCGGCAGGCGCAAGCGGGACTCAGTGGAAGATCGGCGCGATCTACACTCACTGCGCATCTACGCTTCCCACGGTGGAGCGTTGAACCTTAACGGCCACCTGCCACATGCTATCTTGACCAACTGGGCCTTTAGCCAGTTGTGCCAGCGCGTGGGAGCACCGGCCGGATATCTCCGGTCCTTACCCGCAGACGTGACCGCGCAGTGCCTGGAATACGGTATCTCAAGGTCATCCGACGAGTGCAATATCCTGACGCGCAAGAATCCCGAATCTGATGACAGCGCCATTGCCAACGTGGCTGCCGCCTTCACCAGCTCGAGCTACGGTCGCATCTGGGACTACGACGTTTTGACTGAACTGCAATCCGCAATCGACGGCACCGCCTGGCGCCCGCCGCCAGCACCAGCCAACGAGTCGCGAGGGTTGTATGCCTCGGATCGGGATATGTTCGTCTTTCTCATCAACGACGAACAGCCCATCGAAATCGGCAACGCCCGTCTGAGCAAAGGCTTCTTCTGCTGGAACTCCGAAACGGGATCGGCCACCTTCGGCTTAACGACGTTCCTCTACAACCACATCTGTGGAAATGGAGTGGTTTGGGGAGCCGAACAGGTCGAAGAGCTGAAGATCGTCCACCGGAACCGAGCACTCCATCGCTTCTACACTGAGGCGGTACCGGTGCTGAATCGGTTCGTGGAGAACCGGGCTCTGGACGATCACATCAAGGACACCGTCCATAGGGCTATGAACCAACGGACCGGATCGACCCTTGAGGAAATCCTCTCGCTGTTCAAAGATGAGCCCTTCACGCGCAGCGAACTCGCCACCGCGTGGAAGACAGGTCTGGCGGAAGGGGATGACCCGACAACCGTCTGGGGTCTTGTCCAAGGTATGACGGCGGTTGCGCGGGAAATCCCGTACGCCGATAAACGCGTCAGCCTTGAACGCCGCGCCGGAGCCTTGCTCCGCTGA
- a CDS encoding PD-(D/E)XK nuclease family protein — MMDNISVSQINLYLLCPLKYRFNYIDKLPKAFKPAELAMGSAMHSAVEWWHKQRQQGNYPEWEQVSRIFEADIQAQAMDEIRFKNGDDKESLIAKGRELLAVYLKEYPGRKPASVELPFRVPLVDLETGEELDVPLDGYFDLIETEDMVVELKTAAKTYDQTTILQHLQLTAYAYAYQVLYKRPANLRLDVLIKSKNVRMQSFEVGRDMQDMVRFFHIAKGVSRAIQDGHFYPNQGWQCPTCEFFETCRKWRT; from the coding sequence CGCTCAAGTACCGTTTCAACTACATCGACAAGCTCCCCAAAGCCTTCAAACCGGCGGAGCTTGCCATGGGGAGCGCCATGCACTCGGCAGTCGAGTGGTGGCACAAGCAGCGGCAGCAGGGGAACTACCCAGAGTGGGAACAGGTCAGCCGGATCTTCGAAGCGGATATCCAAGCGCAAGCCATGGATGAGATTCGCTTCAAGAACGGCGACGACAAAGAATCGCTCATTGCCAAAGGCCGAGAGCTCTTAGCCGTCTACCTCAAGGAATATCCGGGCAGGAAACCGGCATCGGTTGAATTGCCATTCAGGGTGCCCTTAGTAGATTTGGAAACCGGCGAGGAACTCGATGTCCCTTTGGACGGCTACTTCGATCTCATTGAGACCGAAGACATGGTGGTCGAACTCAAGACCGCAGCGAAGACGTACGACCAGACCACCATCCTGCAGCATCTGCAACTGACCGCCTACGCGTACGCCTACCAAGTGCTGTACAAGCGTCCGGCGAATCTGCGACTTGACGTGTTGATCAAGTCGAAGAACGTCCGGATGCAGTCGTTCGAGGTCGGGCGGGACATGCAGGACATGGTCCGCTTCTTCCACATCGCCAAAGGTGTCTCACGGGCAATCCAAGACGGTCACTTCTACCCCAACCAAGGGTGGCAGTGCCCGACTTGTGAATTCTTCGAGACGTGCCGCAAGTGGCGGACTTGA